Proteins encoded within one genomic window of Akkermansiaceae bacterium:
- a CDS encoding arsenate reductase ArsC yields MNKVLFICVHNSARSQMAEAYLNHLCPNHYVAESAGLEPGQLNPLVVKVMVEEGIDISGKTTQSAYDLAKQRRSFDHVIAVCDKASGERCPVFPGLSKRHQWNFPDPSAVAGPEEDQLAQIRIIRDSIRSRIESWCKEVCKSA; encoded by the coding sequence ATGAATAAAGTGCTTTTCATTTGTGTTCACAATAGTGCTCGCAGCCAGATGGCGGAAGCTTATCTGAACCATCTGTGTCCAAACCACTACGTTGCGGAGAGTGCGGGCCTTGAACCCGGGCAGCTTAATCCGCTCGTGGTGAAAGTGATGGTGGAAGAAGGCATCGACATCTCCGGCAAGACAACGCAGAGCGCGTATGACCTGGCGAAGCAACGGAGATCTTTCGATCACGTGATCGCGGTCTGCGACAAAGCGAGCGGAGAGCGGTGTCCCGTTTTTCCAGGGCTCTCAAAACGTCATCAGTGGAATTTCCCTGACCCTTCGGCCGTGGCGGGCCCGGAAGAGGACCAACTTGCGCAGATCAGAATCATTAGGGACTCGATTCGCAGCCGGATCGAATCCTGGTGCAAGGAGGTGTGCAAGTCGGCCTGA
- a CDS encoding ArsJ-associated glyceraldehyde-3-phosphate dehydrogenase, whose amino-acid sequence MATRIGINGFGRMGRLAFRAGWDFPELEFVHVNETGGDGTTSAHLLYFDSVHGRWNRETAGEADHFTVEGQRIGHTSHKDFSHVPWADLGIDIVLEASGKFRTPEQLEAYFKAGVKKVIVAAPVKTGALNIVMGVNDDLYDPAQHHLLTAASCTTNCLAPVVKVIHEKIGIRHGMITTIHDMTNTQSILDTPHKDLRRARASSQSLIPTSTGSATAIGMIFPELLGKLDGVAVRVPLLNASLTDCVFEVSRETSIAEVNGLLREAAEGQLAGILGYEARPLVSVDYKDDPRSSIIDALSTMVTNGTQVKILAWYDNEWGYASRYAELARKVASSL is encoded by the coding sequence ATGGCAACACGCATCGGCATCAATGGATTCGGACGGATGGGCCGGTTGGCTTTCCGGGCCGGCTGGGACTTCCCCGAATTGGAATTCGTCCACGTCAACGAAACGGGCGGCGACGGCACCACCTCGGCCCATCTTCTCTACTTCGACTCGGTTCATGGTCGATGGAATCGCGAAACCGCAGGAGAAGCTGATCACTTCACCGTCGAAGGACAAAGAATTGGCCACACCAGCCACAAGGATTTCTCGCATGTGCCATGGGCCGATCTCGGCATCGACATCGTGCTCGAAGCCAGCGGGAAGTTCCGGACGCCGGAGCAACTGGAGGCCTATTTCAAGGCTGGGGTGAAAAAGGTCATCGTTGCCGCTCCGGTGAAGACGGGTGCGCTGAACATCGTGATGGGGGTCAATGACGACCTCTACGATCCTGCGCAGCACCACCTGCTGACAGCCGCCTCCTGCACGACCAACTGTCTGGCGCCGGTCGTAAAGGTCATTCATGAGAAGATCGGTATTCGTCATGGGATGATTACCACCATCCACGACATGACCAACACGCAGTCGATCCTAGACACCCCTCACAAGGACTTGCGGCGGGCCCGGGCGTCGAGCCAGTCGCTGATTCCCACCTCGACCGGCTCCGCCACGGCCATCGGGATGATTTTTCCGGAGCTGCTTGGAAAGCTCGATGGTGTAGCGGTCCGCGTCCCCTTGCTCAATGCCTCGCTCACCGACTGCGTGTTCGAAGTCTCGCGGGAAACCAGCATTGCCGAGGTGAACGGCCTGCTGCGGGAAGCGGCGGAAGGGCAACTCGCCGGCATCCTCGGCTACGAGGCGCGGCCGTTGGTCTCGGTCGATTACAAGGACGACCCGCGTTCGTCGATCATCGACGCGCTCTCGACCATGGTCACCAACGGAACCCAGGTGAAGATCCTCGCCTGGTATGACAACGAGTGGGGCTACGCCAGCCGCTATGCCGAACTCGCCCGTAAAGTCGCCAGTTCCCTTTGA
- a CDS encoding arsenate reductase ArsC, translating to MTTILILCTGNSCRSQMAEGFLRSFAGNEFEIQSAGSHPSGYVHPLAIRAMGEVGVDLAGYRSKHLNEFLDREIHSVISVCGNADQACPIFPGRMHRHHFPFDDPANAVGNDDELMIVFRRVRDEIRMIFEAYAAGLRDAS from the coding sequence ATGACCACCATCCTCATCCTTTGTACTGGAAATTCATGCCGCAGCCAGATGGCTGAGGGCTTCTTGCGCTCCTTCGCGGGGAATGAATTCGAAATCCAAAGCGCGGGCTCGCACCCTTCCGGCTATGTGCATCCGCTGGCCATTAGGGCAATGGGCGAGGTCGGCGTTGATCTGGCCGGCTATCGTTCGAAGCATCTCAACGAGTTCCTGGACCGTGAGATTCACAGCGTGATTTCGGTCTGCGGAAACGCTGATCAAGCGTGCCCGATTTTCCCCGGTCGGATGCACCGCCATCACTTTCCGTTCGATGATCCTGCCAATGCCGTCGGGAATGACGACGAGCTGATGATCGTCTTCCGGCGCGTCCGGGACGAGATCCGAATGATATTCGAAGCTTACGCAGCGGGCCTTCGGGATGCTTCCTGA
- the phoU gene encoding phosphate signaling complex protein PhoU, giving the protein MNTRHILHDFNDAMDLLREEIVKMGAQTRSNLDRAVEGLVGGDLELCKLVIADDNEVDDAQVRIDGISIEILLKFHPVATDLRFVLSAMKVASNLERISDHAVNIAKRGRKILGIGAAAPDPDLGNFRRLYMLAASELADALVSLLDSDASLGESLQAKDKELDRLYKEIVAGYSANLASGGARTDIYLHLIFACRSLERIGDLSQNIGEDAVYLGKAKDIRHRRDEI; this is encoded by the coding sequence ATGAATACTCGACACATTCTCCACGATTTTAACGATGCGATGGACCTCCTTCGGGAGGAGATCGTGAAAATGGGTGCACAAACCCGGAGCAATTTGGACCGGGCTGTGGAAGGTCTTGTCGGCGGTGATCTGGAGCTGTGCAAGCTGGTCATCGCCGATGACAATGAGGTGGATGACGCTCAGGTTCGTATCGATGGAATTTCCATTGAGATCCTGTTGAAATTTCATCCCGTCGCCACCGATCTCCGTTTTGTCCTCAGTGCCATGAAAGTGGCCAGCAATCTTGAGCGGATTTCTGATCATGCCGTAAATATTGCTAAGAGGGGGAGAAAAATCCTCGGTATCGGAGCGGCGGCGCCAGATCCGGATCTGGGAAATTTCCGGCGGCTTTACATGCTGGCCGCTTCTGAGTTGGCTGATGCCTTGGTGTCGCTGCTGGATTCGGATGCAAGTCTTGGCGAATCATTGCAAGCCAAAGACAAGGAGCTTGACCGTCTGTATAAGGAAATAGTTGCCGGGTACAGTGCGAACCTTGCCAGCGGTGGAGCGCGCACGGACATCTATCTTCATCTGATTTTCGCCTGCAGATCGTTGGAGCGGATCGGGGATCTCTCCCAGAACATCGGAGAAGACGCCGTCTATCTAGGGAAAGCAAAAGACATCAGGCACAGACGGGACGAAATTTGA
- a CDS encoding phosphate ABC transporter substrate-binding protein, giving the protein MKTLSLVLAAGMLTTAFGQSHLDPALPAYKPVSGVSGTVNSIGSDTLNNLMTLWAEGFKKAYPNVNIAIEGKGSATAPPALIEGTSQIGPMSRPMKAEEIDSFEKKFGYKPTEVKVAVDALAVFAHKDSPIKGMSLQQVDAAFSKTRKLGGADLTEWGQLGVDEWKGRAISLYGRNSASGTYGFFQEHALGKGDFKATVKEQPGSSAVVQGVGGDLYSLGYSGIGYKTSGVRAVPLSGDDGKFFEATYDNALSGDYPLARFLLVYVNKKPGAPLDPLTLQFLTYVLSKDGQMVVEKDGYYPMPAELAKEVVDSLAK; this is encoded by the coding sequence ATGAAAACACTGTCTCTTGTCCTAGCTGCGGGAATGCTCACTACAGCATTCGGCCAGTCACATCTTGATCCGGCCCTGCCAGCTTACAAGCCGGTAAGTGGCGTCTCCGGCACCGTGAATTCCATCGGGTCCGACACCTTGAACAATCTCATGACTCTCTGGGCCGAAGGTTTCAAAAAGGCCTATCCCAACGTCAACATTGCGATCGAAGGCAAGGGTTCGGCCACCGCGCCTCCGGCTTTGATCGAAGGAACCTCCCAGATCGGCCCGATGAGCCGCCCCATGAAGGCCGAGGAGATCGACTCGTTTGAAAAGAAGTTCGGATACAAGCCCACGGAAGTGAAAGTTGCGGTCGATGCCCTCGCGGTATTCGCCCACAAGGACAGTCCCATCAAAGGAATGTCGCTCCAGCAAGTCGATGCCGCGTTCTCAAAGACCCGCAAACTCGGGGGCGCTGATCTCACCGAATGGGGCCAACTGGGCGTCGATGAATGGAAAGGACGGGCGATTTCGCTCTATGGTCGGAATTCCGCCTCGGGTACTTATGGTTTCTTCCAGGAACACGCGCTCGGCAAGGGTGACTTCAAGGCTACGGTCAAGGAACAACCCGGCTCTTCCGCCGTGGTACAGGGCGTCGGCGGGGACCTCTATTCCCTCGGGTACTCCGGCATTGGATACAAGACCTCCGGCGTTCGGGCGGTTCCTCTCTCAGGTGACGACGGGAAATTCTTCGAAGCGACCTACGACAACGCGTTGAGCGGCGACTATCCGCTGGCCCGGTTTCTTCTCGTCTACGTGAACAAGAAGCCCGGTGCTCCGCTTGATCCTTTGACCCTCCAGTTCCTCACCTATGTCCTCTCCAAGGATGGTCAGATGGTTGTTGAGAAGGACGGCTATTACCCGATGCCTGCGGAATTGGCGAAAGAAGTCGTGGATTCCCTCGCGAAGTAA
- a CDS encoding ABC transporter permease subunit, whose protein sequence is MSRRILVVDFLMTHIIRIGGIAVVLAVLGIFAFIFREILPLFSSAKVHPEAVISAHGSGKPLVLGVDEWGEMPFLYYGKDTLTFIREKDGTRNEVPLPALQGLEVTAVAYDAVHRRVALGLADGRIGSFVVNYESKFDSDGTRSIEPVVEPEPWFAMQAGEGPVSRVAYGEGGSGRTLIGVRSANGQDVSSVLRLGQKKSLIGGGKLSLLGETEITSEVGPKVVSVLASQNGSAVLIASADGGVSYLKTDSTGVSVRQKFSPFGNSPPDRMDFLFGGTSVVLTASSGEQAVYSLFSTGSDGERLFGKTKHFDSAGTGEPVFAASQRNKTFLVGAGRSMALRHLTSGETRWAGEASFAPTLATIDGKSEHFFIAGQAGEIQRFEVKDPHPESGWRAFFGKVWYEGGSAPVYQWQSTGGTDDFEPKLSLIPLIVGSLKGTLYALLFSVPVALLAAVFSASFLPAEMKRVVKPAMEIMASLPSVVLGFLAGIWLAPLIEQRVPSIFMVIIVLPLTAIAVGWFWSRQPMRIRQRFSGGREWLVLMPLLLAVGYGAWSCGPLIEKLFFIYKDPATSREIADFRLWWPQATGSTFDQRNSLVVGFMMGFAVIPVIFTIAEDAISNVPKTLSAAAAALGASRWQVVRTVILPVASPGIFSALMIGFGRAVGETMIVVMATGNTPVTEWNIFSGMRTLSANVAVELPEAAPGSTHYRTLFLGAFVLFVLTFTLNTVAEVLRQHLREKNKLA, encoded by the coding sequence GTGTCACGCCGCATTCTTGTGGTGGACTTCCTGATGACCCACATCATCCGGATCGGCGGCATCGCGGTGGTGCTAGCCGTGCTGGGGATCTTCGCATTCATTTTCAGGGAGATTCTTCCGTTGTTCTCCAGCGCGAAGGTCCATCCGGAGGCTGTGATCAGCGCCCACGGGTCCGGGAAGCCGTTGGTCCTCGGAGTCGACGAGTGGGGTGAAATGCCTTTCCTTTATTATGGGAAGGACACACTGACCTTCATCCGGGAAAAAGATGGGACGCGCAATGAGGTGCCCCTGCCTGCTTTGCAGGGATTGGAAGTCACGGCCGTCGCTTATGATGCCGTGCACCGCCGGGTGGCGCTCGGCTTGGCGGATGGGAGAATCGGATCGTTCGTGGTCAACTACGAGTCCAAGTTCGACTCAGATGGGACGCGATCGATCGAACCGGTGGTTGAGCCGGAGCCGTGGTTTGCAATGCAAGCGGGAGAGGGCCCTGTATCCCGGGTTGCCTATGGGGAAGGTGGAAGCGGCAGGACCCTGATTGGAGTCCGAAGTGCGAACGGGCAGGATGTTTCCTCCGTGCTTCGATTGGGACAGAAAAAATCCCTCATCGGTGGTGGAAAGCTCAGCCTTCTGGGGGAAACGGAGATCACCTCGGAAGTTGGCCCCAAAGTGGTTTCGGTCCTAGCCTCACAAAACGGCTCTGCCGTCCTCATCGCGAGCGCTGACGGCGGTGTCAGTTATTTGAAAACCGACAGCACTGGTGTCTCGGTGCGCCAGAAGTTCTCCCCTTTCGGGAATTCCCCGCCTGACAGGATGGATTTTCTTTTTGGTGGAACATCGGTGGTGCTGACGGCTTCGTCAGGCGAGCAGGCAGTCTACAGTCTCTTTTCGACGGGTTCAGATGGAGAGAGACTCTTTGGCAAAACCAAACACTTTGATTCGGCGGGAACCGGAGAACCGGTCTTTGCAGCCAGCCAGCGAAACAAAACCTTTCTTGTTGGAGCCGGGCGTTCGATGGCGTTGAGGCACCTCACTTCAGGAGAGACTCGATGGGCTGGCGAAGCCTCGTTCGCGCCAACTCTCGCGACCATTGATGGCAAATCGGAACATTTTTTCATCGCGGGCCAAGCGGGAGAAATCCAGAGATTCGAAGTCAAGGATCCGCACCCCGAGTCAGGCTGGCGCGCGTTCTTCGGCAAGGTCTGGTATGAAGGAGGATCGGCCCCGGTCTATCAGTGGCAGTCAACGGGAGGAACGGACGATTTCGAGCCCAAGTTGTCACTCATTCCCCTCATCGTCGGATCGTTGAAAGGCACGCTATACGCGCTCCTGTTTTCGGTGCCGGTGGCACTTCTTGCCGCAGTGTTTTCAGCCAGCTTTCTGCCAGCGGAGATGAAGCGGGTGGTGAAGCCTGCCATGGAGATCATGGCCTCCCTTCCTTCCGTGGTGCTGGGGTTCCTGGCGGGCATCTGGCTCGCTCCTCTCATCGAGCAAAGGGTGCCTTCGATTTTCATGGTAATCATCGTTCTGCCGTTGACGGCAATCGCAGTCGGATGGTTCTGGAGCAGGCAGCCCATGAGAATCCGCCAGCGGTTTTCCGGAGGACGCGAATGGCTGGTGCTGATGCCGCTCCTTCTTGCGGTCGGGTATGGAGCATGGTCTTGCGGCCCTTTGATTGAAAAGCTGTTCTTCATTTATAAGGACCCGGCAACTAGCCGGGAAATCGCCGATTTTCGGCTCTGGTGGCCCCAGGCAACCGGCTCGACTTTCGACCAGAGGAACTCCTTGGTGGTCGGTTTCATGATGGGCTTCGCGGTGATTCCGGTGATTTTCACGATTGCAGAAGATGCCATCTCGAATGTTCCGAAGACGCTCTCCGCCGCTGCGGCCGCATTGGGTGCGAGCAGATGGCAGGTCGTGAGGACGGTGATCCTCCCGGTAGCATCCCCTGGAATCTTTTCGGCGCTCATGATCGGCTTCGGCCGGGCGGTCGGTGAAACCATGATCGTGGTGATGGCAACCGGCAACACGCCGGTGACCGAATGGAACATCTTCTCCGGGATGCGAACCCTTTCCGCGAATGTCGCCGTCGAGCTTCCCGAGGCGGCCCCCGGTTCAACCCACTACAGAACCCTCTTTCTGGGTGCCTTCGTTCTCTTCGTGCTCACGTTTACCCTCAATACGGTGGCGGAGGTCCTCCGGCAGCATTTGAGGGAGAAAAACAAACTCGCCTGA
- the pstB gene encoding phosphate ABC transporter ATP-binding protein produces MMPVPSEIPVIEATDVEFRYGHTPALKNINLRINKGDVMAFIGPSGCGKSTLLRCFNRMNDFVPGARVTKGTIHIAGEEIHGEDVDPVELRNRVGMVFQKSNPFPRSIYENVAYGLRIRGERRKPVLDEAVERSLTLAALWDEVKGRLHESAHALSGGQQQRLCIARSIAIKPEVLLMDEPCSALDPVATAKVEELISSLRDEFTIVIVTHNMQQATRVSNRTAFFYLGELIEEGNTGKIFKNPTRHETEEYISGRFG; encoded by the coding sequence ATGATGCCAGTTCCCTCCGAGATACCCGTGATCGAAGCAACCGATGTGGAATTCCGCTATGGTCACACCCCCGCGCTCAAGAACATTAATCTTCGTATCAACAAGGGCGATGTAATGGCTTTTATCGGGCCGTCGGGTTGCGGCAAATCCACGTTGCTGCGCTGCTTCAACCGGATGAATGACTTCGTGCCAGGTGCCCGGGTCACCAAGGGCACAATACACATCGCAGGTGAGGAGATTCATGGAGAGGATGTCGATCCCGTGGAGCTCCGCAACCGGGTGGGGATGGTCTTCCAGAAGTCCAATCCATTTCCGCGGAGTATCTACGAGAATGTGGCCTACGGACTGAGAATCCGGGGTGAACGGCGGAAGCCCGTCCTGGATGAAGCGGTGGAACGATCCCTCACGCTGGCCGCCCTTTGGGATGAAGTGAAGGGCCGGCTCCATGAGAGTGCGCACGCGCTTTCGGGGGGGCAGCAGCAGAGACTCTGCATCGCCCGATCGATCGCCATCAAGCCGGAGGTGCTGTTGATGGATGAGCCTTGTTCCGCACTGGACCCAGTGGCCACGGCGAAGGTGGAGGAACTGATCTCCTCTCTCAGGGACGAATTCACCATTGTCATCGTGACCCACAACATGCAGCAGGCGACCCGGGTTTCCAACCGGACGGCATTCTTCTACCTCGGCGAGCTCATTGAGGAAGGGAACACGGGAAAAATTTTCAAGAATCCGACACGCCACGAAACGGAAGAATACATCAGCGGAAGATTCGGTTAA
- the pstA gene encoding phosphate ABC transporter permease PstA, which translates to MAIRSNTFATTGRSRKGEPWVWLTASGLSIGVVLTVALLLLIIFKGLSSFWPARIDVLEIKTGDSVEKVAGIITQARSRKDVDGSFHKEIQLFRGNRSLTPELFLFIDEAKISSTERPADMCLIEQLEGGKAIGRLRSFTESGNAPVDATSQEFQKVLKNALREGSRTRKQLRKIERDEIGEVNKGLEQLRILEKTQPGDSGTASRRADLEARYLTLAADARTLRERLSTRHLVVEAADGRTMEIATGNILHVFESNRAGFFSRLWETLHRIWNFLSDEPREANTEGGAFPAIFGTVTMTLVMCLFVTPFGVITAIYLREYAKQGFLVRAVRISVNNLAGVPSIVFGVFGLAFFVYFLGGEIDSLFFPDKGAATYKTGGMLWASLTLALMTVPVVIVATEEALAAVPRGVREAALACGASKWQVIQRVVLPASLPGILTGIILAMARGAGEVAPLMLVGVVKLAPELPIDGSFPFVHPERKFMHLGFHIYDLGFQSPDSEAAKPMVFATTLLLIVLVVAMNLTAIILRNRIRKRYAVSSF; encoded by the coding sequence ATGGCCATCCGCTCCAATACATTTGCCACGACAGGACGCTCCCGCAAGGGCGAGCCATGGGTCTGGTTGACCGCATCCGGCCTGTCAATCGGTGTGGTCCTCACCGTCGCCCTGCTTCTTCTGATCATTTTCAAGGGGCTTTCATCGTTCTGGCCGGCACGGATCGACGTGTTGGAAATCAAGACCGGTGATAGCGTCGAGAAAGTCGCCGGAATCATCACCCAGGCGCGGAGCCGCAAAGACGTGGATGGTTCCTTCCACAAAGAGATCCAGCTTTTCCGAGGCAACCGCAGCCTTACTCCGGAGCTTTTCCTGTTCATCGACGAGGCGAAGATCTCGTCCACCGAACGTCCGGCAGACATGTGCCTGATCGAACAACTTGAAGGTGGGAAGGCAATCGGCAGATTACGCAGCTTCACGGAAAGTGGAAACGCTCCCGTTGACGCCACAAGTCAGGAATTCCAAAAGGTGCTGAAAAATGCCCTGCGGGAGGGATCCCGGACACGCAAGCAACTTAGGAAGATCGAGAGGGATGAGATCGGAGAGGTGAACAAAGGGCTCGAGCAGCTCCGGATTCTGGAGAAGACGCAGCCGGGAGATTCCGGGACGGCATCCCGCCGGGCCGATTTAGAGGCACGGTATCTGACACTCGCCGCCGACGCACGTACACTGAGAGAGCGTTTATCGACACGTCATCTCGTCGTGGAGGCTGCCGATGGACGCACGATGGAGATTGCGACCGGCAACATCCTTCATGTCTTCGAGTCCAACCGGGCAGGGTTCTTCTCGCGGCTTTGGGAAACGCTGCATCGGATCTGGAATTTTCTCAGTGACGAGCCTCGGGAGGCGAACACCGAAGGAGGCGCGTTTCCGGCGATCTTTGGCACGGTCACGATGACGCTCGTCATGTGCCTATTCGTGACGCCATTCGGAGTGATCACGGCGATCTACCTGCGAGAGTATGCGAAACAGGGGTTCCTCGTCCGAGCCGTCCGGATATCCGTCAACAACCTCGCGGGGGTGCCTTCCATTGTTTTTGGCGTCTTCGGTCTGGCCTTCTTCGTGTATTTCCTCGGGGGCGAGATCGACAGCCTGTTCTTCCCGGATAAGGGAGCCGCAACCTACAAGACGGGTGGCATGCTCTGGGCTTCCCTGACGCTCGCCCTGATGACGGTGCCGGTGGTCATCGTGGCCACCGAAGAAGCCTTGGCCGCGGTGCCTCGCGGAGTTCGTGAAGCGGCCCTGGCTTGCGGGGCCTCCAAGTGGCAGGTGATCCAGCGGGTCGTGCTGCCGGCATCGCTCCCGGGCATCCTGACCGGAATCATCCTCGCGATGGCGCGAGGGGCAGGCGAGGTCGCCCCTTTGATGCTGGTCGGAGTGGTGAAACTCGCGCCGGAGCTGCCGATCGACGGATCGTTTCCCTTCGTCCACCCGGAGCGGAAGTTCATGCACCTTGGTTTTCATATCTATGACCTGGGATTCCAATCCCCGGACTCGGAGGCAGCCAAACCAATGGTGTTCGCCACGACCCTGCTTCTGATTGTCCTAGTGGTTGCGATGAATTTGACCGCCATCATTCTCCGGAACCGCATCAGGAAGCGCTACGCGGTTTCAAGTTTCTAA
- the arsJ gene encoding organoarsenical effux MFS transporter ArsJ has product MSTSSGTRNYAIVTMAYWADTLADGAIRMLVLFYFYQLGYSAFQVASLFLFYEFFGIATNFAGGVLASRFGLKSTLFMGLGTQLLALGMLAFIPAAGLTVVWVMASQALSGIAKDLTKMSSKSAVKLVAGDAEGRLYRWVALLTGSKNALKGVGFFIGSLLLSLIGFQSAVFVLMGLVGLALIAAALLMRGGLGDVKKKSKFSHLFSKNRAVNMLSVARFFLFGARDVWFVVALPVFLSSVLGWKFWQAGGFMALWVIGYGVVQAAAPVILRGKDPTGRTATRLAFGLALIPIAIAGGLFFEWNATTVVVAGLIFFGIAFALNSAVHSFLILDYTDHDKVAMNVGIYYMANACGRLAGTVLSGLLYQLGLHEGGVAGLIWCLVASAVFLIAAGTISMGLPSLRHLSGMKP; this is encoded by the coding sequence ATGAGCACCTCTTCCGGAACTCGGAACTATGCGATCGTTACGATGGCATACTGGGCGGACACCCTGGCCGACGGCGCGATCCGGATGCTGGTGCTATTCTATTTCTACCAACTCGGCTACAGCGCCTTTCAAGTCGCTTCGCTCTTTCTGTTCTACGAGTTCTTCGGCATCGCGACCAATTTTGCGGGCGGGGTGCTGGCGTCGCGCTTCGGACTGAAAAGCACGCTCTTCATGGGTCTCGGCACCCAGTTGCTGGCGCTCGGCATGCTCGCATTCATACCCGCTGCCGGGCTGACGGTCGTGTGGGTGATGGCCTCCCAGGCACTGTCTGGAATCGCCAAGGACCTGACAAAAATGAGCAGCAAGAGCGCGGTGAAGCTTGTCGCGGGCGACGCCGAAGGCCGCCTGTACCGCTGGGTTGCACTGCTCACTGGTAGCAAGAACGCCTTGAAGGGCGTCGGCTTCTTCATCGGCAGTTTGCTTCTCTCGCTGATCGGTTTTCAATCAGCTGTATTTGTGCTGATGGGTCTGGTCGGCCTCGCATTGATTGCCGCCGCACTGCTGATGCGGGGTGGACTGGGCGACGTGAAAAAGAAATCGAAGTTCAGCCATCTCTTTTCGAAGAACCGTGCGGTGAACATGCTTTCGGTCGCCCGGTTCTTCCTTTTCGGGGCGCGCGACGTGTGGTTCGTCGTCGCGTTGCCAGTCTTCCTTTCATCGGTGCTCGGCTGGAAATTCTGGCAAGCAGGCGGCTTCATGGCACTTTGGGTCATCGGCTACGGAGTTGTCCAGGCTGCGGCTCCTGTCATCCTGCGCGGAAAAGATCCCACCGGGAGAACCGCCACCCGTCTTGCCTTTGGCCTTGCCCTGATCCCGATTGCCATTGCGGGCGGGCTCTTTTTCGAATGGAACGCAACCACGGTCGTCGTGGCAGGTCTGATATTCTTCGGCATCGCCTTCGCGCTGAACTCCGCCGTCCATTCTTTCCTGATCCTTGACTACACCGATCACGACAAAGTCGCGATGAACGTCGGCATCTACTACATGGCTAATGCCTGCGGCCGCCTGGCTGGCACGGTGCTTTCGGGTTTATTGTATCAGCTCGGCCTGCACGAAGGGGGAGTGGCGGGACTCATCTGGTGCCTTGTTGCTTCGGCTGTCTTCCTTATTGCCGCTGGGACGATTTCGATGGGGCTTCCGTCACTGCGGCATCTCTCCGGGATGAAGCCGTAG
- the pstB gene encoding phosphate ABC transporter ATP-binding protein, producing MIQEITPRPDFIRVDDFSFFYGEKKVLHGVDMAIPERQVTAFIGPSGCGKSTLLRNLNRMNDLVDGIRHEGDIRIGDQSLYDPKVEVISLRKRVGMVFQKYNPFPKSIYENVAFSLRVSGGGSKRKLDEVVERSLRSAALWDEVKDRLHQSALGLSGGQQQRLCIARAIANEPEILLMDEPCAALDPKATLRIEELISTLSDQFTIVIVTHNMEQASRCSDLTAFLYMGQLVEFAPTREVFENPRDEKTEAYISGKFS from the coding sequence ATGATCCAAGAAATCACACCGAGGCCGGATTTCATCCGCGTGGATGACTTCAGCTTCTTCTATGGAGAAAAGAAAGTGCTTCACGGGGTGGACATGGCCATTCCGGAGCGGCAGGTCACCGCCTTCATCGGGCCATCGGGTTGCGGCAAATCGACTCTCCTGCGGAATCTCAACCGCATGAACGATCTCGTCGACGGGATCCGCCACGAGGGTGACATTCGCATCGGGGACCAGAGCCTCTATGACCCGAAGGTGGAAGTCATCTCGCTCCGCAAAAGGGTGGGAATGGTTTTCCAGAAGTACAACCCGTTCCCTAAATCGATCTATGAGAACGTCGCGTTCAGCCTGCGGGTCTCGGGTGGCGGCTCGAAGCGGAAACTCGACGAAGTGGTGGAAAGATCCCTTCGCTCCGCCGCTCTCTGGGACGAGGTGAAGGACCGCCTTCACCAAAGCGCGCTTGGACTATCGGGCGGCCAGCAACAGAGGCTGTGCATCGCCAGGGCCATCGCTAACGAACCGGAAATCCTTCTCATGGACGAGCCATGCGCGGCGCTTGATCCGAAGGCCACGCTCAGGATCGAGGAGCTGATCAGCACCCTGAGCGATCAATTCACGATCGTGATCGTGACCCACAACATGGAGCAAGCTTCGCGCTGCTCCGATCTGACCGCCTTTCTCTACATGGGCCAGCTCGTTGAATTCGCCCCTACACGCGAGGTGTTTGAGAACCCTCGCGATGAAAAGACCGAAGCTTACATTTCCGGAAAATTCAGTTGA